A window of Macrotis lagotis isolate mMagLag1 chromosome 1, bilby.v1.9.chrom.fasta, whole genome shotgun sequence genomic DNA:
ttgaacttggattcagcgttggatgaaaatcttttctgagccattttttGGCAGAACATGTTACCTAATATAATGGTtacaaatatgaaacaatgacaaagacaagtgtgaaaaaagcaagaaatgcaagtaaaaaaattttcaacCATTGTATAAGATGATCCctgtttttagaccccaaatttttccaaATAGGGTATATTCTATACATcaagaaatatggaaatatgatttatattatacatttacagttaagtttaacacatttccatattagtcatgtcatgaaaaaatataactaaaggggaaaatcatgagagaaaaaaatatgacaaattttagaaaatgaaaataatcaccTAGACTCTGAAGGTTTTCTCTAAGtgtaaatgttttttattttatcacaagtcttttggaattgttctTCTTCACTGAACAGTTGAAAGGAAACAAAGTCCATTATAGTTTGTTATCTCAAAATAGTGCTGTTAATGttaatgttctcctagttctgctcacttcacttaggcTTTTTGAGGTCCATTGACATATCATTTCTCATGGAACAATAGTTCTCTATCACATCTATATACTATAGTTTGCTCAACCATCCCCCCagccaatttccagttctttgccactatataaagaattgatataaaaatatttgtacattttggatgttttcctcttttttatgatttctgggacacagacttagtagtggtaatTTTGGATCACAGATTTGCACAATTTTATTggcctttggacatagttcaatGGAACGGTACTATGACCTAGGTATATGACCCAAGACTGCATCCTGAATCCATATATTACAAAGCGACAGaatcctgtagccagtctcagtaAAGGGAGCCCTGGAGTCTTTTAACCAATAGTACAATCCCCTTGTCATCTGTATAATGAAAACTCCTTAAGTTATTGTTGAGGTATAGGCTGTGCTGTACTGTACTCCACTCTTACCCAGGTGTGATTGATATTTTCTGCTGAAATGCTAAGTTCTCTTGAACTAGAAAAGtttttcagggcagctagttggcacaatgaatagagcatcaaGCCTGGAGtaagcaagacctgagttcaaattcgatctcagacatttattactgtagctgggtgaccttgggcaagtcacttaaacccattaccttgaaaaaaacaaaaataaatgtttcactTCATCATTTTGTGGATTCTGCTGCTCCTGAACtaattttgaggcattatttaatgtaatttgaAGGGGAATTTAGGAGACTATACTCTCTGCCTTTTCTCTGCTATTTTGAATCTATCACCTctgaacttaattttaaagaaagccAGAAGGGGTGAGGAGGTAGAACATTCCTTTTATGAAGGAAAATCAGCACAACGTCACAGGAATGAAAGATAAAATCTGCTAGGAACATGCATGAATGTAAGAAGACAACATGAAggcaaaaatggaaagatttggcAATAGATTATGAATGGGTGCAAGAGAGGAATCAAGGTTGATACTAACATGATAAATCTGGAGACTTGAAACTTAGATAcacatttcattcattcagtaacaAAGAAAAGTGTGGTAAGaaaatgatttctgttttttacatgttgaatttgataTGTTTATTGCATATCCAGTTTGATGTGTATAAATTAGAGttgaaaatgagaaattagaagaCATGAGAGATTCAGGcctattttgttgttattcagttatgaCTGGCTCTTTATGAgcttatttggaatttttttggcaaagatacatgagtggtttgccattttcttctctagttcattttacaactaaagaaactgaggcaaacaagattaagctACTTCTTCAGGCTCACAGGGCTAGTAAGTGCCTGTGACCAGATTGGAATTCATCAGGATGCATCATCTGCATTCTCACACTCTATCCAGTGAAATACCTAGCTGGCCAATAAGGTCTATATAACTGTTAATTATCTATATAGAGATGATGATTCAATTTAACAGAAATAATGTGATCACCAAGTGAGATGGGATAGTAGAATAAAACAAAGCTCACTGATTATTTCTGTTAAACCTTCAAACTTCTTATAATAGTACCTAAATATACAAACACTCTACCATGCATCATTCTGATATTCCTCTATCTTTCAATTACCATGcaatagaaaataattgttttatttttttaaaaatagttatcatGTCCCTCTGTAAATCCTAACTTTTCCATGCTAAATAGCCAGAGCTATGTTATTTAAAATATAGAACTGAACACCCTTACGTTCCTGACATTCCTATCAAACTTCAGAATTATTCATCAAGGGTATCAAACCTGAGGCCCTCAGGTGGCATGTAACTTTGGTACTCATTCACAGGGCAAGAATCATTTGCTGCTGTGCTCCTTTGTGGTATGGGTGGTATTGTATTCATGAATGGGAACTGAATTTTGTATGCAGCATTTTATGGAATTTTGTTGGTTAATGGGACCCAGAAGAACTAAAATGGTGGACATCACTGAATGTTCCCTGATGTTCTTTAATCATGTAATTtggaaatgaatataataacCCACCACCCTTAtcactgctgctactgctacctCTGCTGCCACTTTCCTCACCACATGATCATCAAAATTGCCTTTGAATTATCATTACAATTTTCTTAAGTaataatttaacttaaaaaatttataacaCACTTGAAAAATAATCATCACACAATTCAACCATGAATACAGAATGTTCTTTGAAATCTATTCTGATTAGAACCCTAAAATGTGACCATTTATATGTAAAggttaaagattattttattccAGGGTTCTTCTATAAATATCCATaattgccttttatttttctttttttgcaggcTTGGGACTTTTCTATTTGAACATTACCTCCTCAATCCACCATGTTGGCTTTGCCAAACAATACAGTAATATCTTTGACATTCCTTCTAACAGGAATTCCAGGATTGGAAGATGTTCATATCTGGATCTCCATTCCCTTTTGTTGTCTCTATACCATTGCACTCTCAGGAAACAGCATGATACTATATATCATTATTACTAAACAGAGCCTGCATGAGCCTAtgtattatttcctcttcatgCTGTCACTCACTGATATGTGCTTGTCTATAACCACACTGCCTACAACCTTGAGTGTCTTTTGGTTTAATTCTCGGGAGATCTCTTTAGATTCTTGCATCAGtcaattgtttttcattcattttttcaccATCATGGAATCCTCAGTTTTGTTAGCTATGTCCTTTGATCGTTTTATTGCTATTTGTGATCCCCTTAGATATGTCACAATCATAACCCCTTCCAGGATTATACAATTTGGATTGATGATGGTAGTCAGAGGTTCTCTTGTTATGACTCCAGTACTCCTGCTTCTTAAACGCTTGTCATTCTGCAACAATAATATCCTTTCTCATTCTTATTGTTATCATCCTGATGTGATAAAACATTCTTGTTCAAATACAAGGGTCAATAGTATATATGGATTAGTTgcaatatttttaacatttggcTTGGATGCTCCATTGATTGTTCTTTCTTATGTTCTGATCATTAATTCTTTGTTTAACATTGCATCCCCACAGGAGCGCCACAAAGCCTTCAGCACCTGTATTTCTCATATTGGTGCCATTTCTGTCTTCTATATACCCCTTATCTGCCTGTCTAGTGTCCATAGGTGGAGTCACAAAGCACCTCCATATGTTCACACCATGATGTCCAATGCCTTTCTTCTTCTGCCCCCTGTTCTAAACCCAATTATCTATAGTGTTAAAACCAAGCAAATCCGGAAAGTCATTTTCAATACTTTCTGAAGAATGGAAATCAATCAAATGCAGTTCATCTGTAAGTGAACTCATAGTTGAGGGAAAATGTTTTAGtacttgaaataaaatgaaaaaataaaatgaacaatattatttttctgcTATTCTACAttatttccaaattctatcttcAACTTCATAGGATATAGAGAATCATGAAAGATGGAGAAATCTAGTTAATACAAGcttaaggaaaaaattcctaGGTTCATGGAAATGTTTTTTGAAATATATGACTTGTTTATAGCTGACATgcaataaaagattttatttgaatgcttacattaattcatttttacattCATAGAGAACTAAGTTGCAAGATAATCTTGATcttctataacattttaaaagcatataTAAAACCTCTTCAAAAGAGAATtactgaaaaatgaggaaatgtttCCTTATTAAACATAAACACTAACAAGGTAAAAATTACTGAAAGAATCAGAGACAAAAAATATCCATAGAAAATCAACTTCAAACAGGAACAAATAGAATACTGGagttaaaattagaattgtttgcagtcatgaataataaaatacataaaatgaagaattaaaggaAGACATTATATtggaaaaaactatgagaaaaagaGGTAGTTAAACATTTACATCGAAGAAATCTGAAAACTACATAATAATGAACTTTCCCATTTAGAAATGACTGAGGTAAGTATGGAAAAATATCATCCAAGAA
This region includes:
- the LOC141489230 gene encoding olfactory receptor 51F1-like; amino-acid sequence: MLALPNNTVISLTFLLTGIPGLEDVHIWISIPFCCLYTIALSGNSMILYIIITKQSLHEPMYYFLFMLSLTDMCLSITTLPTTLSVFWFNSREISLDSCISQLFFIHFFTIMESSVLLAMSFDRFIAICDPLRYVTIITPSRIIQFGLMMVVRGSLVMTPVLLLLKRLSFCNNNILSHSYCYHPDVIKHSCSNTRVNSIYGLVAIFLTFGLDAPLIVLSYVLIINSLFNIASPQERHKAFSTCISHIGAISVFYIPLICLSSVHRWSHKAPPYVHTMMSNAFLLLPPVLNPIIYSVKTKQIRKVIFNTF